The Pelodiscus sinensis isolate JC-2024 chromosome 30, ASM4963464v1, whole genome shotgun sequence genome has a window encoding:
- the LOC142821195 gene encoding immunoglobulin superfamily member 1-like isoform X3, whose product MELRVLLCLLAALQILPQPVFPAAPLPVPTVSMDPQYPVYVPGERVTLRCSAPQGLAVSSYQFYNQQGERVFSESTGPFGGAWLVLTAAPGKAGKYSCEYWAERDGKNLYSARSQPVSVPMMDHPVAPSLSATADGLWYDSVTVVCSPRGSYISPTFQIFKNGKLVQLEYTPSSQGAQFQLHTSDPRSAGSYTCSYQIDVSGRKVESRLSSPLSIHLPEPPGAPTLSLHQQYTVYLRGETVSLTCLEPPGAHRAVGFQFSRDGGKTILPGSSNTLALHLAGLEDSGSYTCAYWIQPSQWGVRSRESQPVSISVMDYTPKPSVLLYPDYPAYVAGERVEIRCSAPPGTSPERFGFYQSGVLLGHQPGTVSTWQLDLQANGTRKATRSFFCIYEQQIQERRVPSYTSDPASIPVFPALAAPSLQLIPPHLHYVTGETVTAECVVPAGPYEPRDHWLQRDEEPGAEMLGARHILTVNSSARGSYRCGYSTELQGRHLQSPPSLPVPVNITDWPLWMPLVAGCAGAALLLFLLLLICLCRRRRKGGVMAPTQPVYVNRPFGAGTALQEWSHDGKDQPLTHNQPAQPRGGQLLQNKAKREEDADTRVINPIYSTPIPHSTFAQQRGGNSILEDVVYSKIP is encoded by the exons ATGGAGCTCCGAGTCCTCCTCTGTCTACTGG CTGCTCTCCAGATCCTGCCCCAGCCGGTGTTCCCCGCAG cACCCCTGCCAGTCCCCACAGTCAGCATGGACCCCCAGTACCCTGTGTATGTCCCAGGGGAGCGTGTCACCCTCAGATGCTCGGCCCCCCAGGGGCTGGCGGTGAGCAGCTACCAGTTCTACAATCAGCAAGGGGAGCGGGTCTTCAGTGAGAGCACCGGCCCATTCGGGGGGGCCTGGCTGGTGCTGACGGCGGCACCGGGGAAAGCTGGGAAGTACAGCTGTGAGTACTGGGCCGAGAGAGATGGGAAGAACCTCTACTCTGCACGCAGCCAGCCTGTGTCGGTACCAATGATGG ATCATCCGGTAGCCCCGTCCCTCTCTGCCACTGCCGACGGCCTCTGGTATGACTCTGTCACCGTCGTGTGCTCACCCCGTGGGAGCTACATATCGCCCACCTTCCAAATCTTCAAGAATGGAAAGCTGGTACAGTTGGAATACACCCCCTCCTCGCAGGGGGCCCAGTTCCAGCTCCACACGTCCGACCCCCGCTCTGCCGGCTCCTACACCTGTAGCTACCAGATAGACGTCTCCGGGAGGAAGGTGGAGTCCAGACTGAGTTCTCCCCTCTCCATCCACTTGCCAG AACCCCCTGGAGCCCCGACCCTCTCCCTGCATCAACAGTATACTGTGTACCTCCGGGGAGAGACGGTCAGCCTCACGTGTTTGGAGCCTCCTGGCGCTCACCGGGCAGTTGGATTCCAGTTCTCCAGGGACGGCGGAAAGACGATCTTGCCTGGAAGCAGCAACACGCTTGCTCTGCACCTCGCGGGGCTGGAGGACTCCGGCTCGTACACCTGCGCCTACTGGATACAGCCGTCCCAATGGGGGGTCCGATCCCGGGAGAGCCAGCCGGTCTCCATCTCGGTCATGG attatACACCGAAGCCCTCGGTGTTGCTGTATCCAGACTATCCAGCCTacgtggctggggagagggtggagaTTCGCTGCTCGGCTCCCCCCGGGACCTCCCCGGAGCGGTTCGGGTTTTACCAGAGTGGGGTGCTGCTAGGACACCAGCCGGGAACCGTCTCAACGTGGCAGCTGGATCTCCAAGCCAATGGCACCAGAAAAGCCACCCGGTCGTTCTTCTGCATCTACGAGCAGCAGATCCAGGAGAGGCGGGTGCCCTCCTACACCAGCGACCCCGCCTCCATCCCCGTGTTCCCGGCACTGGCTGCCCCGTCCCTGCAGCTCATCCCACCCCACCTGCACTACGTGACGGGGGAGACGGTGACGGCCGAGTGTGTCGTCCCTGCTGGGCCCTACGAGCCCCGGGACCACTGGCTGCAGAGAGACGAGGAGCCGGGTGCAGAGATGCTGGGGGCCCGGCACATCCTGACTGTCAATTCCAGCGCCCGTGGGAGCTACCGGTGTGGGTACAGCACAGAGCTCCAGGGACGTCACCTCCAGtcaccccccagcctcccagtgCCAGTAAATATAACGG ACTGGCCCCTGTGGATGCCCCTGGTGGCTGGATGTGCCGGGGCTGCGTTGCTGCTTTTCTTGCTGCTTCTCATCTGCCTGTGCCGGAGGAGGAGAAAAG GTGGTGTCATGGCACCAACGCA GCCCGTGTATGTCAACAGACCTTTTGGGGCCGGCACAG CCCTGCAGGAATGGAGCCACGATGGGAAGGaccagccactgacccacaacCAGCCGGCCCAGCCCAGAGGGGGTCAACTCCTGCAGAACAAGGCCAAGAGAGAAGAGGATGCAGACACCAGG GTGATCAACCCCATCTATTCCACACCGATCCCCCACAGCACCTTCGCCCAGCAGAGAGGAGGTAATTCTATCCTAGAGGACGTGGTGTACAGCAAAATCCCCTAA
- the LOC142821195 gene encoding immunoglobulin superfamily member 1-like isoform X2, with product MELRVLLCLLAALQILPQPVFPAAPLPVPTVSMDPQYPVYVPGERVTLRCSAPQGLAVSSYQFYNQQGERVFSESTGPFGGAWLVLTAAPGKAGKYSCEYWAERDGKNLYSARSQPVSVPMMDHPVAPSLSATADGLWYDSVTVVCSPRGSYISPTFQIFKNGKLVQLEYTPSSQGAQFQLHTSDPRSAGSYTCSYQIDVSGRKVESRLSSPLSIHLPEPPGAPTLSLHQQYTVYLRGETVSLTCLEPPGAHRAVGFQFSRDGGKTILPGSSNTLALHLAGLEDSGSYTCAYWIQPSQWGVRSRESQPVSISVMDYTPKPSVLLYPDYPAYVAGERVEIRCSAPPGTSPERFGFYQSGVLLGHQPGTVSTWQLDLQANGTRKATRSFFCIYEQQIQERRVPSYTSDPASIPVFPALAAPSLQLIPPHLHYVTGETVTAECVVPAGPYEPRDHWLQRDEEPGAEMLGARHILTVNSSARGSYRCGYSTELQGRHLQSPPSLPVPTGPCGCPWWLDVPGLRCCFSCCFSSACAGGGEKVVSWHQRSPCMSTDLLGPAQVSNLLPWAPPTMTDTHTPLERAMGSGIEGWRCWDTSPLSGDFPTAALWIPCCPAGMEPRWEGPATDPQPAGPAQRGSTPAEQGQERRGCRHQGDQPHLFHTDPPQHLRPAERR from the exons ATGGAGCTCCGAGTCCTCCTCTGTCTACTGG CTGCTCTCCAGATCCTGCCCCAGCCGGTGTTCCCCGCAG cACCCCTGCCAGTCCCCACAGTCAGCATGGACCCCCAGTACCCTGTGTATGTCCCAGGGGAGCGTGTCACCCTCAGATGCTCGGCCCCCCAGGGGCTGGCGGTGAGCAGCTACCAGTTCTACAATCAGCAAGGGGAGCGGGTCTTCAGTGAGAGCACCGGCCCATTCGGGGGGGCCTGGCTGGTGCTGACGGCGGCACCGGGGAAAGCTGGGAAGTACAGCTGTGAGTACTGGGCCGAGAGAGATGGGAAGAACCTCTACTCTGCACGCAGCCAGCCTGTGTCGGTACCAATGATGG ATCATCCGGTAGCCCCGTCCCTCTCTGCCACTGCCGACGGCCTCTGGTATGACTCTGTCACCGTCGTGTGCTCACCCCGTGGGAGCTACATATCGCCCACCTTCCAAATCTTCAAGAATGGAAAGCTGGTACAGTTGGAATACACCCCCTCCTCGCAGGGGGCCCAGTTCCAGCTCCACACGTCCGACCCCCGCTCTGCCGGCTCCTACACCTGTAGCTACCAGATAGACGTCTCCGGGAGGAAGGTGGAGTCCAGACTGAGTTCTCCCCTCTCCATCCACTTGCCAG AACCCCCTGGAGCCCCGACCCTCTCCCTGCATCAACAGTATACTGTGTACCTCCGGGGAGAGACGGTCAGCCTCACGTGTTTGGAGCCTCCTGGCGCTCACCGGGCAGTTGGATTCCAGTTCTCCAGGGACGGCGGAAAGACGATCTTGCCTGGAAGCAGCAACACGCTTGCTCTGCACCTCGCGGGGCTGGAGGACTCCGGCTCGTACACCTGCGCCTACTGGATACAGCCGTCCCAATGGGGGGTCCGATCCCGGGAGAGCCAGCCGGTCTCCATCTCGGTCATGG attatACACCGAAGCCCTCGGTGTTGCTGTATCCAGACTATCCAGCCTacgtggctggggagagggtggagaTTCGCTGCTCGGCTCCCCCCGGGACCTCCCCGGAGCGGTTCGGGTTTTACCAGAGTGGGGTGCTGCTAGGACACCAGCCGGGAACCGTCTCAACGTGGCAGCTGGATCTCCAAGCCAATGGCACCAGAAAAGCCACCCGGTCGTTCTTCTGCATCTACGAGCAGCAGATCCAGGAGAGGCGGGTGCCCTCCTACACCAGCGACCCCGCCTCCATCCCCGTGTTCCCGGCACTGGCTGCCCCGTCCCTGCAGCTCATCCCACCCCACCTGCACTACGTGACGGGGGAGACGGTGACGGCCGAGTGTGTCGTCCCTGCTGGGCCCTACGAGCCCCGGGACCACTGGCTGCAGAGAGACGAGGAGCCGGGTGCAGAGATGCTGGGGGCCCGGCACATCCTGACTGTCAATTCCAGCGCCCGTGGGAGCTACCGGTGTGGGTACAGCACAGAGCTCCAGGGACGTCACCTCCAGtcaccccccagcctcccagtgCCA ACTGGCCCCTGTGGATGCCCCTGGTGGCTGGATGTGCCGGGGCTGCGTTGCTGCTTTTCTTGCTGCTTCTCATCTGCCTGTGCCGGAGGAGGAGAAAAG GTGGTGTCATGGCACCAACGCA GCCCGTGTATGTCAACAGACCTTTTGGGGCCGGCACAGGTGAGCAACCTCCTCCCATGGGCCCCACCCACCATGACAGACACACATACCCCTCTGGAGAGGGCCATGGGGTCTGGAATCGAGGGGTGGAGGTGCTGGGACACCTCCCCTTTAAGTGGGGATTTTCCGACTGCCGCACTCTGGATTCCATGCTG CCCTGCAGGAATGGAGCCACGATGGGAAGGaccagccactgacccacaacCAGCCGGCCCAGCCCAGAGGGGGTCAACTCCTGCAGAACAAGGCCAAGAGAGAAGAGGATGCAGACACCAGG GTGATCAACCCCATCTATTCCACACCGATCCCCCACAGCACCTTCGCCCAGCAGAGAGGAGGTAA
- the LOC142821195 gene encoding immunoglobulin superfamily member 1-like isoform X1 produces the protein MELRVLLCLLAALQILPQPVFPAAPLPVPTVSMDPQYPVYVPGERVTLRCSAPQGLAVSSYQFYNQQGERVFSESTGPFGGAWLVLTAAPGKAGKYSCEYWAERDGKNLYSARSQPVSVPMMDHPVAPSLSATADGLWYDSVTVVCSPRGSYISPTFQIFKNGKLVQLEYTPSSQGAQFQLHTSDPRSAGSYTCSYQIDVSGRKVESRLSSPLSIHLPEPPGAPTLSLHQQYTVYLRGETVSLTCLEPPGAHRAVGFQFSRDGGKTILPGSSNTLALHLAGLEDSGSYTCAYWIQPSQWGVRSRESQPVSISVMDYTPKPSVLLYPDYPAYVAGERVEIRCSAPPGTSPERFGFYQSGVLLGHQPGTVSTWQLDLQANGTRKATRSFFCIYEQQIQERRVPSYTSDPASIPVFPALAAPSLQLIPPHLHYVTGETVTAECVVPAGPYEPRDHWLQRDEEPGAEMLGARHILTVNSSARGSYRCGYSTELQGRHLQSPPSLPVPVNITDWPLWMPLVAGCAGAALLLFLLLLICLCRRRRKGGVMAPTQPVYVNRPFGAGTGEQPPPMGPTHHDRHTYPSGEGHGVWNRGVEVLGHLPFKWGFSDCRTLDSMLVMLMGGCHLVVKGGIHGTPSGLARGAGQVICCVISPAGMEPRWEGPATDPQPAGPAQRGSTPAEQGQERRGCRHQGDQPHLFHTDPPQHLRPAERR, from the exons ATGGAGCTCCGAGTCCTCCTCTGTCTACTGG CTGCTCTCCAGATCCTGCCCCAGCCGGTGTTCCCCGCAG cACCCCTGCCAGTCCCCACAGTCAGCATGGACCCCCAGTACCCTGTGTATGTCCCAGGGGAGCGTGTCACCCTCAGATGCTCGGCCCCCCAGGGGCTGGCGGTGAGCAGCTACCAGTTCTACAATCAGCAAGGGGAGCGGGTCTTCAGTGAGAGCACCGGCCCATTCGGGGGGGCCTGGCTGGTGCTGACGGCGGCACCGGGGAAAGCTGGGAAGTACAGCTGTGAGTACTGGGCCGAGAGAGATGGGAAGAACCTCTACTCTGCACGCAGCCAGCCTGTGTCGGTACCAATGATGG ATCATCCGGTAGCCCCGTCCCTCTCTGCCACTGCCGACGGCCTCTGGTATGACTCTGTCACCGTCGTGTGCTCACCCCGTGGGAGCTACATATCGCCCACCTTCCAAATCTTCAAGAATGGAAAGCTGGTACAGTTGGAATACACCCCCTCCTCGCAGGGGGCCCAGTTCCAGCTCCACACGTCCGACCCCCGCTCTGCCGGCTCCTACACCTGTAGCTACCAGATAGACGTCTCCGGGAGGAAGGTGGAGTCCAGACTGAGTTCTCCCCTCTCCATCCACTTGCCAG AACCCCCTGGAGCCCCGACCCTCTCCCTGCATCAACAGTATACTGTGTACCTCCGGGGAGAGACGGTCAGCCTCACGTGTTTGGAGCCTCCTGGCGCTCACCGGGCAGTTGGATTCCAGTTCTCCAGGGACGGCGGAAAGACGATCTTGCCTGGAAGCAGCAACACGCTTGCTCTGCACCTCGCGGGGCTGGAGGACTCCGGCTCGTACACCTGCGCCTACTGGATACAGCCGTCCCAATGGGGGGTCCGATCCCGGGAGAGCCAGCCGGTCTCCATCTCGGTCATGG attatACACCGAAGCCCTCGGTGTTGCTGTATCCAGACTATCCAGCCTacgtggctggggagagggtggagaTTCGCTGCTCGGCTCCCCCCGGGACCTCCCCGGAGCGGTTCGGGTTTTACCAGAGTGGGGTGCTGCTAGGACACCAGCCGGGAACCGTCTCAACGTGGCAGCTGGATCTCCAAGCCAATGGCACCAGAAAAGCCACCCGGTCGTTCTTCTGCATCTACGAGCAGCAGATCCAGGAGAGGCGGGTGCCCTCCTACACCAGCGACCCCGCCTCCATCCCCGTGTTCCCGGCACTGGCTGCCCCGTCCCTGCAGCTCATCCCACCCCACCTGCACTACGTGACGGGGGAGACGGTGACGGCCGAGTGTGTCGTCCCTGCTGGGCCCTACGAGCCCCGGGACCACTGGCTGCAGAGAGACGAGGAGCCGGGTGCAGAGATGCTGGGGGCCCGGCACATCCTGACTGTCAATTCCAGCGCCCGTGGGAGCTACCGGTGTGGGTACAGCACAGAGCTCCAGGGACGTCACCTCCAGtcaccccccagcctcccagtgCCAGTAAATATAACGG ACTGGCCCCTGTGGATGCCCCTGGTGGCTGGATGTGCCGGGGCTGCGTTGCTGCTTTTCTTGCTGCTTCTCATCTGCCTGTGCCGGAGGAGGAGAAAAG GTGGTGTCATGGCACCAACGCA GCCCGTGTATGTCAACAGACCTTTTGGGGCCGGCACAGGTGAGCAACCTCCTCCCATGGGCCCCACCCACCATGACAGACACACATACCCCTCTGGAGAGGGCCATGGGGTCTGGAATCGAGGGGTGGAGGTGCTGGGACACCTCCCCTTTAAGTGGGGATTTTCCGACTGCCGCACTCTGGATTCCATGCTGGTAATGCTAATGGGAGGATGCCACCTAGTGGTGAAAGGTGGCATTCATGGCACACCCTCAGGGCTCGCCAggggagctgggcaggtgatCTGTTGTGTGATTAGCCCTGCAGGAATGGAGCCACGATGGGAAGGaccagccactgacccacaacCAGCCGGCCCAGCCCAGAGGGGGTCAACTCCTGCAGAACAAGGCCAAGAGAGAAGAGGATGCAGACACCAGG GTGATCAACCCCATCTATTCCACACCGATCCCCCACAGCACCTTCGCCCAGCAGAGAGGAGGTAA